From one Planctomycetota bacterium genomic stretch:
- a CDS encoding D-2-hydroxyacid dehydrogenase family protein yields MKVHILDDWFNTLYKLPCYRILDVQNVTIWTDHVGEDVLAARLAEAEALVLFRERSKITRSLLGRLPKLKLISQRSVYPHIDVEACTDHGVLLCSNTHAGTPSYAAAEHTLALMLASYRQIPQQVASLRAGHWQMGVGRTLRGRTLGLYGYGRIAKAVSSYAQAIGMNVQWWSSEAGRTRAQAEGVTVAESREAFFATSDIVSVHVRLKPETRGIITSEDLAAMSDRSLFVNTSRSGLVGPGALEAEVARGRIFAAVDVFDTEPLTDTSHPLLTHDNVLATPHLGYVTEDEFDLQFTDIFEQVVAYDRGEPIHMINPEVISSARQRA; encoded by the coding sequence ATGAAGGTTCATATCCTCGATGACTGGTTCAATACTTTGTACAAATTGCCCTGCTACCGGATTCTGGATGTACAAAATGTTACAATCTGGACCGATCACGTGGGTGAGGACGTCCTCGCGGCCCGTCTGGCGGAGGCCGAGGCCCTCGTCCTTTTTCGCGAACGGTCCAAGATCACCCGGTCCCTTCTCGGCCGTCTCCCGAAGCTCAAACTGATCTCCCAACGCTCCGTCTACCCTCATATCGATGTGGAGGCCTGTACGGATCACGGCGTCCTTTTGTGCTCCAACACGCATGCCGGTACGCCGTCCTACGCTGCCGCCGAGCACACTCTCGCGCTGATGCTGGCGAGCTACCGCCAGATCCCCCAGCAGGTCGCCTCGCTGCGAGCGGGTCATTGGCAGATGGGCGTAGGGCGTACCTTACGCGGTCGCACTCTGGGGCTCTACGGTTACGGGCGCATCGCGAAAGCGGTGAGCTCTTACGCGCAAGCCATTGGAATGAATGTGCAATGGTGGTCGTCCGAGGCCGGTCGCACGCGGGCTCAGGCCGAGGGCGTCACCGTGGCCGAGAGCCGGGAGGCCTTCTTTGCGACCTCCGACATCGTCAGCGTCCATGTCCGACTCAAACCTGAAACCCGGGGCATCATCACAAGCGAGGACCTCGCTGCCATGTCAGATCGCAGCCTCTTCGTGAACACCTCTCGCTCCGGCCTCGTGGGTCCCGGTGCCCTCGAGGCGGAGGTTGCCCGGGGACGGATTTTCGCCGCGGTGGACGTCTTTGACACCGAACCCCTGACCGACACGTCGCATCCGTTGCTGACCCATGACAACGTCCTTGCCACCCCCCATCTGGGCTATGTCACCGAGGATGAGTTCGACCTGCAATTCACTGATATCTTTGAACAAGTCGTGGCCTACGACCGCGGCGAGCCGATCCACATGATCAACCCGGAGGTCATTTCGTCGGCGCGTCAAAGAGCCTGA
- a CDS encoding autotransporter-associated beta strand repeat-containing protein, with protein sequence MSRNIKQSRTTTAKLIQATAAVALIATGHASAATLTWDGSTGTDEWDALDGGSGGFDTNWTGGTGAEIANLDDSVFFTDLANRFSRNIDLNGDRQVLSATFDSATLADGQPDLNYIIGLTPGGDTLTLIDGDLTVLDGNVLFNSDVDYRLSGRWDIANGSTVTLDGQLTGIGPGRLTKSGAGTLNLSAGGTLDAFRIDDGVVDITGGTYVAGQLSGSGTLKVSNGEIDFGNAGSIARLEIEPAGRVSTDDALSANILTGEGTLNLDAGGSFTAGISNGSSTFAGTIEGLGSLVKSGFGVLTLSGTNTYTGTTTIDAGILAVTGGSAIADTGAVVVNDRLQIDANETIGSLAGVGQVALNGGTLTIDDSADRTFGGFFVGSNDLTLSGSGALTLTGPSSSTGTFNVSGTSTLRLAQASGFTLADTADVAIGTNGTLALDVDETIGGLSGAGNVDLGSSTLTVTEAGGYDGQITGTGGLTFDIGDGNNFTLTSVANTRVNDYSGPTTIASGQLTISGSRAIGDESDLIVNGALDLSGNETVGSLAGSGDIVLSGSFRHGRNNASTTFSGTLSGISPFEKQGTGTIRLTGDSVASGFSGSFRVSDGVVSIASPNSVGTGTVTVATSATLNFENNLTFTNVLNVTNGFLTTSSNETVTLNNSSFGLNGGVRFGDGVTSSFFVLAPDNLALGGADAISVSENATLVFGNEAAATIGSRAATVDGTLDLNGFDATLGQFLGAGTGVVTSNSGDATLTVFGNLEFAGSITDGTSGVVDLVVDVENDTRAFTLSGNNTFSGRTTVVGTTGTDRSVLSVAGPNAAITNTASLSVTGALAELVVSEGATVKVVDNIGVSDNAELTVIGDGTLFEAGNSIFVNGDTEGTLTVGSNAVFQIVAPSADERFFIGSADGSTGVVDVLLGGTLEYVPDGTSPFRTFVGTQFDTAQGELNIRSGGQVTLARTDVGNDSSGNGASGVINVDGFGTTLNIIQSVTGESTGNGAGDLILGSGGNGTLNITDGGEVNVFDDIFVALGDDSTGELNVFDGTLNIGDGLFVGYNNTGPLTVGVGAQITANRFVVTNSDSNPNITPGDAVVTFQLSKDGNGDEANGRIDAADFSFRSGTRELVLDLDPNVSYEIGDTFVLVDYDTIGNNLAGAVTEQVFDNIDDGSFVFFDGVGFLFDYADDRFGGTAFTATVAIPEPAGLALFGLGGLLATRRQRRAFGSCCNLQ encoded by the coding sequence ATGTCCCGCAACATCAAGCAGAGCCGTACCACCACCGCCAAACTCATCCAAGCCACTGCTGCGGTCGCCCTGATCGCGACGGGCCACGCGTCGGCTGCCACCCTGACCTGGGACGGCAGCACCGGAACGGACGAGTGGGACGCCCTTGATGGGGGGTCGGGCGGTTTCGATACCAACTGGACCGGTGGTACTGGTGCCGAGATCGCCAACCTCGACGACTCGGTCTTCTTCACCGACCTTGCCAACCGATTCAGCCGTAATATCGACTTGAACGGTGATCGCCAAGTGCTGTCAGCGACATTCGACAGCGCTACTCTTGCTGATGGCCAGCCGGACCTGAACTACATAATCGGTTTGACCCCAGGCGGGGACACACTGACGTTGATCGACGGCGACCTCACCGTGCTCGACGGCAACGTGCTGTTCAACAGCGACGTCGACTACAGGTTGTCGGGAAGGTGGGACATCGCCAACGGCAGCACTGTGACCCTTGATGGTCAGCTAACTGGGATCGGTCCCGGCAGACTAACCAAAAGCGGTGCTGGCACGCTCAATTTGTCTGCGGGTGGAACGCTCGATGCTTTCAGGATCGATGACGGCGTGGTGGATATCACGGGCGGGACCTACGTCGCAGGGCAGTTATCTGGCTCGGGCACTCTTAAGGTTTCCAACGGCGAAATCGACTTCGGCAATGCCGGGTCGATCGCCCGTCTTGAGATCGAACCGGCCGGCCGCGTCTCAACCGACGACGCGCTGAGCGCCAACATCCTCACCGGTGAAGGCACGCTGAACCTCGACGCCGGCGGGTCCTTCACCGCCGGCATAAGCAATGGCAGCAGCACGTTCGCTGGCACCATCGAAGGCCTGGGGTCGCTCGTGAAGTCGGGCTTTGGCGTGCTCACACTCTCAGGAACCAACACGTACACCGGGACTACGACGATCGATGCCGGCATCCTGGCCGTGACCGGTGGAAGCGCGATCGCCGACACCGGCGCCGTGGTCGTGAACGACCGGCTACAGATCGACGCCAACGAGACGATCGGCTCGCTGGCCGGCGTTGGGCAAGTGGCACTTAATGGCGGCACGCTCACGATCGACGACTCGGCCGATCGCACGTTCGGCGGCTTTTTCGTCGGATCGAACGACCTCACCCTGAGCGGGTCGGGTGCCCTCACGCTGACCGGACCCAGCAGCAGCACCGGCACGTTCAACGTCAGCGGCACGAGCACGCTGCGGCTCGCCCAAGCGAGTGGCTTCACGCTCGCCGACACTGCCGACGTGGCGATCGGCACCAACGGCACCCTTGCGCTCGACGTCGACGAAACCATCGGCGGGTTGAGTGGGGCGGGCAATGTCGATCTGGGCTCGAGCACGCTGACCGTCACCGAGGCCGGCGGTTACGACGGGCAAATCACCGGCACCGGCGGGCTGACGTTCGATATCGGTGACGGCAACAACTTCACGCTCACGAGCGTTGCTAACACGCGCGTGAACGACTATTCCGGTCCGACGACGATCGCCAGTGGCCAACTGACCATCTCCGGCAGCCGAGCCATCGGAGATGAGAGCGACCTGATCGTCAACGGTGCGTTGGACCTGTCCGGTAACGAAACCGTCGGCAGCCTCGCTGGCAGTGGCGACATCGTTCTCAGCGGATCGTTCAGGCACGGCCGCAACAACGCCTCCACCACCTTCAGCGGTACACTCAGCGGAATCTCGCCGTTCGAGAAGCAAGGCACTGGGACCATCCGACTCACCGGCGACAGTGTCGCGTCCGGCTTCAGCGGTTCGTTCCGCGTGTCCGACGGCGTCGTGTCGATCGCCTCGCCAAACAGCGTCGGCACGGGCACCGTGACGGTGGCGACCTCCGCCACGCTCAACTTTGAGAACAACCTCACGTTCACAAATGTCCTCAATGTGACAAATGGCTTCTTGACGACTTCGAGTAACGAGACAGTCACGCTCAACAATTCGAGCTTCGGGCTGAACGGTGGGGTGCGTTTTGGCGACGGGGTTACGTCCTCGTTTTTCGTGCTCGCTCCAGACAATCTGGCTCTGGGCGGCGCCGACGCGATCTCGGTCAGCGAGAACGCGACGCTGGTGTTCGGTAACGAGGCCGCGGCAACGATCGGTTCTCGCGCTGCCACGGTCGACGGCACACTCGATCTCAACGGCTTCGACGCGACCCTCGGCCAGTTCTTGGGTGCAGGCACCGGCGTGGTGACCTCCAACAGCGGCGATGCGACGCTGACCGTCTTCGGCAACCTCGAGTTCGCCGGCTCGATCACCGACGGCACCAGCGGCGTTGTCGATCTTGTCGTCGACGTCGAAAACGACACGCGTGCGTTCACGCTCAGCGGGAACAACACCTTCTCCGGCAGAACCACCGTCGTCGGCACAACGGGAACCGACCGCAGCGTTCTTTCCGTCGCCGGTCCGAATGCCGCCATCACGAACACCGCATCCCTCAGCGTCACAGGCGCTCTGGCCGAGCTTGTGGTTTCCGAAGGCGCGACCGTGAAGGTCGTCGACAACATCGGCGTCTCGGACAATGCCGAACTGACCGTCATCGGTGACGGCACTCTCTTCGAGGCCGGCAACTCGATCTTCGTCAACGGCGATACCGAGGGGACGCTCACCGTCGGCAGCAACGCGGTCTTCCAGATCGTCGCGCCGTCGGCCGACGAGCGATTCTTCATCGGTAGCGCCGATGGCAGCACAGGCGTCGTGGACGTGTTGTTGGGCGGTACGCTTGAATACGTACCCGACGGAACATCCCCGTTCCGCACCTTCGTCGGCACCCAATTCGATACCGCTCAGGGTGAGTTGAACATCCGCAGCGGTGGGCAGGTCACGCTCGCCAGAACCGACGTCGGCAACGACAGCAGCGGCAATGGCGCGTCGGGCGTCATCAACGTCGACGGCTTCGGCACGACACTGAACATCATCCAATCGGTAACGGGCGAATCGACCGGCAACGGCGCGGGCGATCTGATCCTCGGCAGTGGCGGCAACGGCACGCTCAACATCACAGACGGTGGCGAAGTCAATGTATTCGACGACATCTTCGTCGCACTCGGCGACGACTCGACCGGTGAGCTCAACGTGTTCGACGGCACACTCAACATCGGCGACGGGCTTTTCGTGGGTTACAACAACACCGGCCCGCTGACTGTCGGCGTCGGAGCGCAGATCACGGCCAACCGCTTCGTCGTCACCAACTCCGACTCCAACCCCAACATCACGCCGGGCGATGCGGTTGTCACTTTCCAATTGTCGAAAGACGGCAATGGGGACGAGGCCAACGGCCGGATTGATGCGGCCGACTTCAGCTTCCGCAGCGGAACCCGAGAGCTCGTGCTCGATCTGGACCCGAACGTGAGCTACGAGATCGGCGACACGTTCGTCCTTGTGGACTACGACACGATCGGGAATAATCTCGCCGGCGCTGTTACCGAACAGGTCTTCGACAACATCGACGACGGCTCGTTCGTCTTCTTCGACGGCGTCGGCTTCCTCTTCGACTATGCCGACGACCGCTTCGGCGGCACGGCATTCACCGCCACCGTCGCGATCCCAGAGCCGGCTGGACTCGCGTTGTTCGGTCTGGGCGGGTTGCTGGCGACGCGTCGGCAGCGTCGAGCGTTTGGTAGCTGCTGCAATTTGCAGTGA
- the ispH gene encoding 4-hydroxy-3-methylbut-2-enyl diphosphate reductase, with protein sequence MKIILANPRGFCAGVRMAIDVVDQVLRNQDSPVYVYHAIVHNRHVVEDFESRGVTFVEDVDDVPENETIVFSAHGIPPQVRTRAEERGLTVHDATCPLVTKVHKEVLRYAKRGYHIIFVGHRNHQEAIGTAGEAPDAITIVETPEEVAELVVPEDQRLAYVTQTTLSVTDANEVIDALRERFPHIESPPKGDICYATTNRQDAVSAWAHDADLVLVVGSRNSSNSNRLVDRAREAGTAAYLIDDEREIRPEWLDGVDTVLLTAGASAPEAYVDGVIDRLARDYGARVEERTLTEEKVAFALPRTVRQLNVVA encoded by the coding sequence GTGAAGATCATTCTGGCCAACCCCCGCGGCTTTTGTGCCGGTGTCCGGATGGCCATCGACGTGGTAGACCAGGTGCTTCGCAATCAGGATTCGCCCGTCTACGTCTACCACGCGATCGTCCACAATCGCCACGTCGTTGAAGACTTCGAAAGCCGCGGCGTGACGTTCGTCGAGGACGTCGACGATGTCCCAGAGAACGAGACGATCGTCTTCAGTGCCCACGGCATTCCGCCGCAGGTTCGCACACGTGCCGAAGAGCGTGGCCTGACCGTGCACGATGCGACCTGCCCGCTCGTGACCAAGGTGCACAAGGAGGTTCTCCGCTACGCCAAACGCGGCTACCACATCATCTTCGTCGGCCACCGAAACCACCAGGAAGCCATCGGTACCGCCGGCGAGGCGCCCGACGCAATCACGATTGTCGAGACGCCGGAAGAGGTTGCCGAGCTGGTCGTGCCCGAAGACCAGCGGCTGGCCTACGTGACGCAGACGACGCTCTCCGTCACAGACGCCAACGAGGTGATCGACGCTCTTCGTGAGCGGTTCCCGCACATCGAGTCGCCACCCAAAGGCGACATCTGCTATGCGACGACCAACCGCCAGGACGCCGTCTCCGCCTGGGCACACGATGCCGATCTGGTCCTCGTCGTCGGCAGCCGGAACTCGAGCAATTCGAATCGCCTCGTCGACCGCGCCCGCGAAGCCGGCACGGCCGCCTACCTCATCGACGACGAGCGAGAGATCCGCCCCGAGTGGCTCGATGGCGTCGACACCGTCCTCCTGACCGCCGGCGCCAGCGCCCCCGAGGCCTACGTCGACGGCGTCATCGACCGCCTCGCCCGCGACTACGGAGCCCGCGTCGAAGAACGCACGCTGACCGAAGAGAAGGTCGCTTTCGCCCTCCCGCGAACCGTGCGCCAGCTAAACGTCGTTGCGTGA
- a CDS encoding PrpF domain-containing protein, translating to MHGGTSRGPYFRRSDLPEDLDDLAKVLVGVVGSGHPLNIDGIGDVNAVTTKVAMLSASDDDWADVDYFFAQVSVEDGLVDFEPSCGNILAGVGPAALEMGLLEPEGDVTEVKILATNTGTRVVATVQTPGGRVRYGGETAIAGVPGTAARIGLQFRGTVGSATGKFLPTGNLRDTAQGIEVTCMDVAMPMVIARATDFDLTGYESREALDANADFFARMEAIRIEAGARMGMGDVTKSVTLKFGLLASAQDGGTIASRYFMPWTTHPSMAVTGAQCLAFCALTPGSVADGLLDRPAQSPAQIVIEHASGTIEVLAAFTLHNGFEIESAGLVRTARKIAQGHLFLPEEP from the coding sequence ATGCACGGCGGCACGTCGCGGGGGCCGTATTTCCGGCGCTCTGACCTGCCCGAAGACCTCGATGACCTTGCAAAGGTTCTCGTGGGCGTTGTGGGCTCCGGCCACCCGCTCAACATCGACGGGATCGGCGACGTTAACGCGGTGACGACCAAGGTCGCGATGCTGTCGGCCTCCGATGACGACTGGGCCGATGTCGACTATTTTTTCGCGCAAGTGAGCGTCGAGGACGGCCTCGTCGACTTTGAACCCTCCTGCGGCAATATCCTCGCGGGCGTGGGCCCGGCTGCCCTGGAGATGGGACTGCTTGAGCCCGAGGGCGACGTGACGGAGGTCAAGATCCTCGCCACCAATACCGGCACCCGCGTGGTGGCCACGGTCCAGACGCCGGGAGGTCGCGTGCGCTACGGCGGTGAGACGGCCATCGCAGGGGTCCCGGGCACCGCGGCAAGGATCGGCCTCCAGTTCCGGGGCACGGTGGGGTCCGCCACCGGCAAGTTTCTCCCCACCGGCAATCTGCGCGACACCGCGCAGGGCATCGAGGTCACTTGCATGGATGTCGCCATGCCCATGGTCATTGCCCGCGCCACGGACTTCGACCTGACCGGGTACGAGAGCCGCGAAGCGCTCGACGCCAACGCCGATTTCTTCGCCCGCATGGAGGCCATTCGTATCGAGGCCGGGGCCCGGATGGGCATGGGCGACGTCACGAAATCCGTGACGCTGAAGTTCGGCCTCCTCGCCTCCGCACAAGACGGCGGTACCATCGCCTCGCGCTACTTCATGCCCTGGACGACGCATCCGTCCATGGCCGTCACCGGGGCCCAGTGTCTCGCCTTCTGTGCCCTCACGCCGGGAAGCGTCGCGGATGGGCTCCTTGACCGCCCCGCCCAGAGCCCGGCCCAAATCGTCATCGAACATGCCTCCGGCACGATTGAGGTCCTGGCCGCCTTCACGCTGCATAATGGCTTCGAGATCGAGAGTGCGGGCCTCGTCCGCACCGCCCGAAAGATCGCCCAGGGTCACCTGTTTTTGCCGGAGGAGCCATGA